The Podospora bellae-mahoneyi strain CBS 112042 chromosome 7, whole genome shotgun sequence genomic sequence TTTCTTCGGTAGCACATACAATCTCGCCGAGTGGCCTGGTCGTTTGGCGAAGTAAGGTACTAGCATAGTCCATTGCAGCTTCTCAAAGTCATCATGCTTGAGCTCGTCATCCCAATGGCGGAGAAAATCAAGCTTTTTGTTCTCCTGTCCCCGTAGCCGCATTTCCATCTGACCCTCGCCAACTGGAACAGCTGTCAATGGGAGATCGCCGTCACAGATGCCTCTATCAACGAAGTGGGTGATGTCCACTGCGCGGCTCATCCTGACCAGAATAGCGAATATTTTGCGAAACCCAGAGTTGCTTACCCGATCGTCGGCGCACTTATGAGGTCGGCAAATCTGGTCTGCATACCGCTCGATTCTTTCATCGGCCAATCCACTTCGAGCTCCTTGAAGAGCGCGGATGACCTCTTGTGGTGTGATGAGCTTTTCCACAGATCTCCAAGGGAAGAATTGTGGTAGCGTGTGGTCCGGGCTGTCCTTTGGACGCCGAAGTGACCAAAGGCGTACCATGAGGGCCGGGCTAGTGCTGGTGGGACTCGCGATGGGAATTTCTTCCCTTTCTCCTAGAGTGTCTCGATGGCACGCATCGCACAGTTCCTCCCCAAGATCCCACACGGTAATTTCGGAGCGAGCTGATGATGCATTGCTATTACTCCTCCTGAGACTGGAAGGGTTTTCGCACCGCCGACCTCCCTCAAGGGGTCCTTGGTTGTCGGCCGCACGATCGTAATCGAGAGGACTAGCAATACCGTTGACGAATACTGAGGGCGTCTCTCCGCGCATAGCAACGTAATGAGGACTGTCGCGCTGGCTGGATCGTGCATCGTATTCAGTAGCATTCTAAGGGTGAACTGTCAATAGAAAAGTTTTACTGATAGGTGTAAAATAGATAAGATGAAAGTTGGTACCTCCAAGGGATCGTCCTCTTCAGAAATTAGTGATGTGTTGTCGTTATCTTCAGGCATTGGCGGTGAGTCGTTATTGTCTtcaggaagtggtggtgtgtCGTCGTTATCGGACATGGTGATAGATTTGGCAGGTAAAGATGTGAAGATACCAGGTGCTGTCGTGTGCAATCCAGCAACGAAGTGACGCACGATAAATAGGCAAGGTAGGTAGCGGTCTGGGTAGAGTagatacctaggtacctaagGTTATTTGGGGAGGCTgggaaggtaggtaggtatctaCAAATGCGCTGAAAATAGGTAGATGAAGCTGGgacaaagaagaaggctagGCATGTATGTCGATCTAGGTTTTTTCGAGGAAAGAATGGAGTGAAGTAATATGTTCCAAATCTGGTATGACGGGAAACTCATCTTTTTAAGCGACACCGCTGGTTTTTCCTTGGCCCCAGCCTTGCGATGGTTCTTACTCTTGTTGTAGCAGATCTTGCAGTAGAAGACCTCAAATTCTGCACTTTGAGAAGGCGTCCAATACTCTGTGCCGTGTGGTTGCACATTGCCGTCAATGATTTTGCGTATGGTCTCAGCTACCTCCAGCGCTTCCGTGTTTGCCGACTTTCCAAGAGCCTTATGATGCCGAAAATGCACTCTGTACACACTCGCCCTGTGCCCAACTAACCGCTGCAATTTCCTGAGAGCCGATGCTGGCAGCATCTTCTGCATCCATGACGATCTTGTCTGCAAGGTGGGCAGTTACGAATGCTGGTTGAGCTGCCGCGTAGGTACCCAGCTCTACTTTCTGTCATCGGATGCGAGCATCGGAGACATACTTGCCATTTCCCAGCACCTGTCAATTCACCGTATCCAAGCTGTCAAGAATTCGTGAAGACACAGCAAGACATCTTCTATCTCGCGCAAAGATCTATTTGCTGGTTCTTTGGTGAATGTCGTGGTTAGTTGCCTTCATGTCTTCCGGATTTTGGTGAAAATGATACCTGGTACATATATATCAGCTGCAAACCGAACAAACagaagagggtgttgggaaTCATACATCTCATCTTTAAACCTCCATGTCCCAATAAATATGATCGACTTGAGATACTTGATGACAGAGGTTGAATTTACAGATGTGCATGAATTGTAAGGCCGAGTGGGGCAGGTGTTCAGAGGGTCAACCTCCGTCTCCGTTGTTATGTCTCTGGTCGGAGCGCAATATAGCTGTGAAGTATATGTACTTCCAGCTTCAGATTGTCTCTGTGGaagtggagggtggtgtgcGCCCTCCACAGGCGGGTACGCTTTTCGTAGAGCGGCACGCGGCGTAGAGTGGTGGATGCAGCGGCCGTCACCTGCAGCTGAAGGTGGGCCGAGGTTCGGGCCTGTGCTGTTTTCAAACCCAATTTTGTATACTAGCCAAATGTGGAAGAAAGCCTTGCGAACCGCCTGTGGCTTTGCTCTGGTCTCTCCATTTCCCACTTTGATTGGCCTGGCAGAGGGTGGCCAGGGCCGGCACAATTTCATTATCGAAGGCTGGGGTTATCTTAATTTGCTGAGATGCAGTTTGTCAGCTTACACCGAGCTGGAAGCGCCCCGTCTCATAGCCGCAAGGCAGATTCCATGTTGGATCAATAAATATGGGGTCGTTTCCCGGGACCTTCTTTGAGGTCCTCATGATGCCAGTGACCTTTCATTCTCAAAACTTTGTTCAATTccaaacaaccaccgcctACAACACTCACTGACCCTTGTTTATCCCTTCCACCAGAATGTCTGACAAGTTTCTCACGGTCCCACGCCATACAACCGGAAGAAAGCTGCCGATACCTGCTGCATCCACCACTAGCATTCCGAGCAGGTGCATCAGTCCCGAGAAACTAAACAGACTTCTAAATGAGAAGTTTCCATCTGGAAACTATAACGTGGACGTATGTTTGAGTTATCCCCGATCCATTTAGGTATCTCTTGGAATCTGAACTACATGCTCAACTTCATTATACAGGTCAGTCAAAATGTGTATCAAATACGAGCACCCAGGCATCTCAGCGAGGTACGAGTTTAAACCAAAACCCCGGAGGTCGTCTTAATCGCTAACTCCTTAAAGCTCGAGCTTTTTCGGTAGCGAATCCCGTGGCTGGCTTAAGACCATTGTACATAACAACCTTTCATCGTTCATGTGATCTAGGGCTTAGGCACGACTGGATTGCTGGGGAAGTTGAAACTTGACACCTTATTTACACCCATTGATTTCATAACCTGTATTTCAAACACGATCCGTTCAACATCGACCAGAACTATCAGTATCTCTCGTCTTAATATTTATTTGAGAACGAACTACTTCAAAAGCCGCTTGCGCCCATCACACATGTCCTGAAACATGGCAAATAGTACAAGCCATTGGCATTTccaggggttcaggggcaagAGTGGACCCCTGGATCCACTTATCAAAACAACTTTCCTGACAAGGACAAAGTCTACAGAGCTTGAAGTCCAAGAGTGTGTTTACCAAAGCGTGGAGTATAACTCCCTCTCTAGCGACATGATAGGGCGGTACATAAGAAAAGCAAGCGTGATTTTTGACATCGACTGAATGAAATAACAAATTACCTGGTACCTCACCATAACCCCTTTCGCTCTCCCTTCTAACGATACACACTATCTAGACATCCGTTTGGTCATCAACACCTCTTGGCAGTGTTCACCCCCCGTCTTCCATCTGCTTCGCGACATCCGCCCTCGATACTAACCGACCATCCGGAATCATCATTTGAACCATGGTCTCCTCCATGCTTGTCAATACAGGAATTTTCACGCCTCCCATTGGAATAGCATAGAACCGCCCGTACCCGGATTGGCCCTTCGCAAGAGGATGCCAGCCCATGTGAATAATTTCCTCTGTCGAGATTTTGACAACTTTGATAAGCCAGGGGCTCTCAAATACGAGGAGGTACGGTTTCCCCGGCTCAGGGAACGCATCGCTGAAGAATGTTGCGTTTGGCAGTCTGGCGGGCCCAAGCCTATCATACACGGGAGGCGCAGACCCGGGAGAGCTCGCTGGGGTTCACCTTGTCCACTCCCTGATATTGCAGCGGACCGGGATCTGCCTCGACGAGGGCGGCTGCCTGGGCGTTGGGGTCACTTTTGTGGCTGGAGACGAGCCGAATTTTGTACGTGTCCTTTAGGTTGTTTTCTGCGCGCGAGTGCCGAAGGATTTTGGGGATCTCGGGGTCGTCCATGGAACACTTGGTCTGCTCTGCCTTCAGGGCCTTGCAGATACCCCTCCCCACATCCAAGCACACCTTATTGACGAAACAGACCACTACTACGGCCACGTCTACCATGCGTTTTGTCTCTTCATCTTCGGTGAGCGACGTGCGGATAAACCGGCGCGCGAGGCTGAAAACCCGGCGGGAAGTGTCCTCAGACCAGGTTAAGGAAGAGCACTCCGTCCACAGCTGGGAATATATGTGCTGGACCACACCGATGAGGTGTTTAGTAGTGTATGGCATGAATGGCGTGTTTCGGAGCGGCGGGTGTTCACGGTGAGCGTCGAACCGGCTCAACACTCTGAGGATAGCCTGTTCCGCCCACCAGAAGAACTCCGTGTTCTCTGTGGAGCAGATGGTGTTGAATCTTTTCCGAACGTCTATGTGGAATTCCAGAGGCTGTTTTATTGGTGTACCTCCCCGTACGGGGATCAGTTTCGACCGCCTATGTTGCTCGTCGAACCTGGCCAAATTGCTGTCCCACCTCTCCATGCGGTGCGCCAGGTTGATAAATTGGTCTGAAGCTTTGCACGGTCTACCCACTACTTTCTGGTAGTATTGTTGTATTACCGGCACTAGCTGTATGCTCTCATCCACGTTGCTTCGAATACGCTTGAGGACCCTATCCCAGGGCTGTTGCAGCACTTTAAGGGCGGCAAGATGACAGAACAGCACAAAATTGTCCGGGTCTTCGATCCTCAGCCATCGGATCTGGTTAGAGATGACAGGGTCCGAGGTTTCCAGCAGCGTCTGTAGCGTTTGTAACCGTGAAAAGCCGTCTTCCGTCACCTGGGCGAGACCTTGACGCTGCTGGTCATCTTCCCCATCCGAGTCGCTGGCATTTCCATCGTTGTTACCCCTGGAGTTCTGGTCCCTGCCATCAGGTTGGTTTTGGGCATTGGTATTCTGGGACGATGACTGAATACTAGGGTTAGGCCGTGGCACCGCCCTTTTCTTTGACTGCTTTGCTTTGATGTGGGCAAGGCATTCGAGAATCTTAGCATCGCTGGAGAAGCGAAAACAACTGAAGTGCGCATAGATGCGGTGCCTGTGCCCTTGTCTCTAGATCGAGAGCAGGCTTTCTCTGTCGGCCAATGCCGCCTGAGTGGAGGTGACAGCAGGGTTGGTCTCCATGGTCGAAACAGCTTGTTGATCTTGCAgaatgagggtgagggaCGATGTGGAGAGGAGTCGCACTGAGATCTCGAACTGTATATATAAGCTCAGAAAGCAGTAGGCGCGTGTGCTTTATACAGCTAAGACATCCCCATTGTGAATAGTCCAATAATATCTCACGTGGCGTCAAGCCTGATTATCAACACCCTCGCACAATCCCCAAGCGTCCTGGCTCAACGCTTAAGGCCCGAATCCTTCGCAGAGCTAGCGTTTCGGCAAGCGACTCTCCCAACCGCACATAACACGCTCGTCAAGTCTCTAAAGTCTAGGTTTACGTTCGCTCCGTCTGTTACGTTTGCTTGCCTAAGCGGGCGCGTTGTCCATTTCCCGTCGGCCATGATGGATAGCCCTTTATATCCTCCCACGCTGTCTGAGATGGAAGAACCAGATTGGTTGGATCTCGCTGCCAATGCATCTGCTGAGAATCAATGTCCAGTGAATTCTTGTAAGGCGCCCTCCTCACTGgcccctccgccaccaccgcccgtTGCATCACTGATTACCACGGTCAAACCTGCATCGCATTCAAGTACTTTGATTCAAGAAAAACCATGGAAACATGAGGGATATCAGGCTTACTGTAAGCTCTTGGCTTCCGAGTCTGACCTTTTCATTGCCCGTCGGTTTAAGAGCCTCAATGTCCGGGTGGCCCTTCGCATGCAAGACGAAGTCTCAAGGCTGGAagagcagctcctccacgTGGAAAAGGAGAGCCGCGAGCACA encodes the following:
- a CDS encoding hypothetical protein (EggNog:ENOG503PS0D), whose amino-acid sequence is MSDKFLTVPRHTTGRKLPIPAASTTSIPSRCISPEKLNRLLNEKFPSGNYNVDVSQNVYQIRAPRHLSELELFR